From the genome of Sporocytophaga myxococcoides DSM 11118:
CTGTCATTTTTACATTTTTAATTTTCCTTACGTTTCAGCTTTTCGCTCAAACGGGGGTACTTCAGTTTGAAGAAACAACCTTTGATTTCGGTTCAATCAATGAAGAAAAAGGGCCCGTTTCTCATGAATTTAAATTTACCAACAAAGGATCTGCACCTCTTGTGGTCAGCGAAGTAAGAGCATCCTGCGGATGTACTACGCCTGCCTGGACAAAGGAGCCTGTTATGCCTGGGCAAACAGGTGTGATCAAAGCTCAGTTTGATCCTACAAACAGACCAGGTGCTTTCAATAAATCATTAACAATAACAGCTAATACGGAGCCTGCGACCAATGTAGTATTCATAAAAGGAACAGTAATTCCAAAACCTAAAACTCCGACAGATGAATTTCCTGACACACTTGGTAGCCTTAGAGTCACTTCAAGGTATTTGAATCTGGGAGGTCTGACAACAAAGGAACCTGTAGTAAGGGAGTTCGGAATTTATAATGATGGAGAAACTCCTGTTACTTTTCAAGCAGCTCAGTCGGTACCTAAACATATGAAAGTTTCTGTAGAACCTGCTACACTTCAGCCAAAGCATAAGGGTGTTATTAAGATCACTTATGATGCTAAAGCGAAAAATGATTTTGGGTATGTTAATGATAATTTTACTCTTGTTTCCAATGATAAGAAGGGTGGAAGAAAGAATATAAACGTAGTGGCAACTATCAATGAGTATTTCCCTCCAATGAATCCGGAGCAATTGTCTCAGGCTCCAAGATTATCGTTTGATAAAACCGTTCATGATTTTGGTCCTGTTAAAGCTGGTTCTATATCAGAAACAGAATTTGAATTTACAAATACTGGTAAGCAAGATCTCATCATCCGCAAAGTAAAAGCAAGCTGTGGATGCACTGCCGGAACTCCGGAAAAGACACTTTTGAAACCAGGAGAGAAAAGCAAGATTAAAGTTACATTTAACTCAGCAGGTAGGGAAGGTGCAGAGACTAAAACGGTAACGATATACAGTAACGACCCTCAAGGCTCGAATCAGACTTTGACTATAAAGGCGAAGGTGAGTAAGGAGTAGAGATAAAGTTAAATTTGATATATGATTAAAATAGCCTCGATATTCGAGGCTATATTAATTATGTACAAAAGCTTGATAATTTTTATCTTATGAAAAAGACAATTTTAACACTATTGGTCATAATCTTAATCTTTAATTATGCCAAAAGTCAAAATCGTCCTGACAATTTACTGGTTTTTATTGGGGAGAAAATCGAGGTTAAATATTCTCCTGAAGAGGAAAAATTAAATGTGGATACATTAATAAAAGGAATTGACACAATTTTTTCCAGACATATTTCAATGGACAACATGTACATAGCGAAATATAAAATCTTAAGGCTTGTGCATGGTAATTTTAAAAGGGATACAATAGAGTTTACTGTTTTTGATCATTATGGTTTTCCCCGTTTCTCAAAGTATCAAACTGTGTTATTGTTTGTTTCATATAATGATGGAAAGTTATATCATGAAAAATATCAATACTATGACTTGTATTTAACTCCAAGCGGAAAATGGGCAAGTCCATATTCAACGAATGACTATAATCATGCATATAAAGACAGCATTACAGTTAAGCCGGAGAAAATCCAATTTAAAAATGAAGTTTCATTTCCCGTTTCTAATCTTAGCAATAATGAAATAAAAAGATGGTATCCAAAACCGTATTTTGAAATTAAAAATGACAGAGCAATTGCTGTCTATGGAAATTACGTTGAAGATTTATTTAAACTCAAGCAACAAACCATATTAAAGGCAAGAGGAATTT
Proteins encoded in this window:
- a CDS encoding DUF1573 domain-containing protein, producing MVRITVIFTFLIFLTFQLFAQTGVLQFEETTFDFGSINEEKGPVSHEFKFTNKGSAPLVVSEVRASCGCTTPAWTKEPVMPGQTGVIKAQFDPTNRPGAFNKSLTITANTEPATNVVFIKGTVIPKPKTPTDEFPDTLGSLRVTSRYLNLGGLTTKEPVVREFGIYNDGETPVTFQAAQSVPKHMKVSVEPATLQPKHKGVIKITYDAKAKNDFGYVNDNFTLVSNDKKGGRKNINVVATINEYFPPMNPEQLSQAPRLSFDKTVHDFGPVKAGSISETEFEFTNTGKQDLIIRKVKASCGCTAGTPEKTLLKPGEKSKIKVTFNSAGREGAETKTVTIYSNDPQGSNQTLTIKAKVSKE